The Sphaeramia orbicularis chromosome 16, fSphaOr1.1, whole genome shotgun sequence genome window below encodes:
- the LOC115435106 gene encoding protachykinin, protein MEIVRLVIVFVLIFTNVLCEDTDVENRRECTEENWANTDLIQDLIVRMMRKPGLQQYLRSTGRKSSAKTQASSKRHKFQTFVGLMGKRSYEDQGPV, encoded by the exons ATGGAGATAGTCAGACTTGTTATAGTATTTGTTCTTATCTTTACAAATGTACTTTGTGAAGACACAGATGTGGAAAACAGGAGGGAATGCACCGAAGAG AACTGGGCAAACACAGATCTAATTCAAGATTTGATAGTGAGAATGATGAGAAAACCAGGTCTACAGCAATATCTCAGATCCACAGGAAGGAAAAGTTCTG CAAAAACGCAGGCATCCAGCAAAC GACATAAGTTTCAAACCTTTGTGGGTCTGATGGGCAAAAGGAGCTATGAGGACCAAG GACCCGTGTAA